Within the Acidobacteriota bacterium genome, the region TTCCTGGGCGGCGTGGGCCTCGTTGAAGGCGATGAGGTCCGCCAGCGTGCGGACCCGGGACCCGGGCCGGGAAGCCAAGTAACCGTTGAGGTCGGCCTTGAACTCGTAAAGGAGGACTTCCATTTCGGATTCGTCGGTGCGGCCCAGGTTCGGGAGAGTCACGGGGTCCACGACGACGGCGCCCGAGCGCCGGAGGGCGGCCACCGCCGCGTCCAGAACGGCTTCGCTCCTGGGACCGAAGCCGAAGGCCTTCTCCCTCAGGACGCCGATGCGGACCCCCTTTAGGGCCTCGGCCGAGAGCCCGGCCGCGTAATCGGGCGGAGCGCCGCCCGCGGACCCCCGGGAGGCCGGGTCCTCGGGATCGGGAGCGGCCAGAACGGTCAGCAGGGCGGCGGCGTCCGCCACCGTCCGGGCCATGGGGCCGGCCGTGTCCTGGGAGTGGGCGATGGGGATGACCCCGGACCGGCTCACGAGGCCCACCGTGGGCTTGATTCCCACGACGCCGCAGGCGGAGGCGGGAGAGACGATGGAGCCGTCGGTCTCGGTGCCCACGGCCACGGCGCAGAGGCTCGCGGCCACCGCCACGGCGGAGCCCGAACTGGACCCCGAGGGGTTCCGGTCCAGGGCGTAGGGGTTTCGCGTCTGGCCTCCCCGGGCGCTCCAGCCGCTCGTGGACCGGGTGGACCGGAAGTTGGCCCACTCGCTCAGGTTCGTCTTCCCGAGAAGGACCGCCCCGGCCTGGCGCAGGCGCCGCACCACGAAGGCGTCCCGGGCGGGGCGCGAGTCCGTCAGGGCCAGGGACCCCGCCGTGGTGAGCATCCCGTCGGCCGTGTCGATGTTGTCCTTGATCAGGACCGGAATGCCGTGGAGGGGGCCCCGGGGCCCCTTCTCGAAGCGCTCGCGGTCCAGGCCCCTCGCGATGGAAAAGGCGTCGGGGTTCACCTCGAGGACCGCGCGCAGGCAGGGGCCGCTCCGGTCCACGTCCTCGATCCGCTTCAAGTACGCCGCCGTGAGCTCCTCCGAGGTGAAGCGCCCTTCGGCCATCCCCGCCTGGAGGTCCGCCAGGGAGGCCTCCACCACTTGGGGCAGGGCGCGGGGTGCCGGAGGGGGAGCTTTTTGCCCGGTCGCGCACGCGGACAGGAAGGCCAGGGCCAGGAGAGGAGACAGGGACAGGAGGGAAAAGACGCGCCGCCGAGCGCCTCGGAAGGAAGGCCGGGTTTTCATGCGAGACAGCGTATCCCGTCCCTCCCTGGGCTTCAATCTCCCTGTGCTGGAGGGAGGCTGGGTGAACTCCTGATGCCCTTTCCATGAATG harbors:
- a CDS encoding amidase family protein, which codes for MKTRPSFRGARRRVFSLLSLSPLLALAFLSACATGQKAPPPAPRALPQVVEASLADLQAGMAEGRFTSEELTAAYLKRIEDVDRSGPCLRAVLEVNPDAFSIARGLDRERFEKGPRGPLHGIPVLIKDNIDTADGMLTTAGSLALTDSRPARDAFVVRRLRQAGAVLLGKTNLSEWANFRSTRSTSGWSARGGQTRNPYALDRNPSGSSSGSAVAVAASLCAVAVGTETDGSIVSPASACGVVGIKPTVGLVSRSGVIPIAHSQDTAGPMARTVADAAALLTVLAAPDPEDPASRGSAGGAPPDYAAGLSAEALKGVRIGVLREKAFGFGPRSEAVLDAAVAALRRSGAVVVDPVTLPNLGRTDESEMEVLLYEFKADLNGYLASRPGSRVRTLADLIAFNEAHAAQE